TGGTAGTGCTTCCAAGATCGAACGATCGGCACGGTAGTGCCGATGGATGGCACGGCCGTGCCACACCTGGCAGTCATCAGaattttgttctttttatcagaaatgcatcagaatttgtccgttttcatcagaattttcttttgttcttcgtttaagacctgaaaatataaaagtaccAGATTTGGTACCTAAACGTCGTGTTTTCAGTAAAAAACGCTTAAAACGGAAGTGTTTTggggtataaaaacatgtataatttaacgtatatcaaacatccccacacttgaactttgtttgtcctcaagcaaacttaAAATAAAGCAAGGAATCAAATCTGAATATCTACAAAGTTTCTAATTTGTTTGGTGGTCAAATTGGTTTTCAAaaagtcatcatcaaagatttaaaataaacaaGCTTTGTTGGATGGATGAAAGGATAACTATAAAGTAATGATTCTACGTTCGATTGACTTAGCATGCAAATCTTTATAtttctcacaatgttcacacacactcggttaaaTTCCTGAATcatacatataatgtgtatgtaAAACACTCGATGCCTAGTCAATGaatcatgcaatatcataagTTTGTCAAAAGATCTAATCGCCACCAATTAATATGTGAAAAacataaatcaagaggtctttgatggtttgtaacgTTAGGCTATGGTTAAGGGTATGGACTGGATATTTGAAAGTGGctaaatggttaaaactcggcgGTTATTTGTAACTAGCGTAAATGAATCAACAACTATACATAAATAACGCTTAAAGACGATTTTACACTTTTCGAGCTATACAACATATGTGTACTATTCAGTGCTTAAAATTGCTCTAATTTGATCGTCTTTTGATCTGTTTTTCGATCACTATTTTCtggagagttttttttttttttaattttaacagGGAAAAATTACAAACAAGCTAGTTGGATAATAACTTTGGCCAAGTTTTAACACaaaggtttaaaaataaaaaggctaAATTTCGTTAAGTAGGCTAAGTAGTTGGGTAAAATTAGAAAAACACGGAAAATAGGCTCAAGATGGCGGACTAATGGATAATGTTGGGTGCGGGATATAAACAAAGAAAAAGGCTAACACAAATGGGTATCCTAAGTGCCTCCATCATTTTCATGCAATTTCACATATTCATGATCTTGAAAAGTATACAAATGATAAGTTCTAAATTACATGaaacatccggctcactcattTTCCGCaaaaacaaagaagcattgaAGAAAGCAGTAAAGGCTCAAAAATATGCTCACATAAACGGAAGTAATGGGTAGAAATATAAAGGTAaacatgcaagtctttctttTGTTTCGTCACgcttttagttatttttttcaaaaatcaattTAGCTTGTCGGTTTTGATCAAATCTGATGCTTTCTAAAGAACACAACTGACCGTTTTTGTATCTTTTtaaagttttatatatatatatatatatatatatatatatatatatatatatatatatatatatatacaaaaacgAGGACACTcaaggacaaacaaagttaatcttaacccctccccacacttgaacttcacaTTGTCCCTAATGTGAAACACGTATTAGTTATTAAGCGATTATGAAGAGCTAAACTAATAATGTGAAAAAGGATAAAGGTACTCCCTCAGAGTTAGAGTAGACTTGTATGAAATAGATTTTGAATATAAGTCTTCTCAACTCTGTGTGCATTCCTTACAAACCTGCCAAGTACGTCACTTAACTAAAACAACAAACACTACTATTAATCAAACCGTTAGATGAGTAAAACCAAATCCATtattaaacaaaaacaaacacacTAAAAACAAGTAAGGAATCATACCTTGATTGAAGATTTGAGTTAAATCCTTGCAAAAATTGGTTGTTTTTAGGAGTGGGAGAGCCAAGAATGGGTGTGCGGCCAGTGTTAGTGATTTTGAagggtttttattttattttattatataatatattttttcaaTGTAGTTTTTATTCCCTGAAAAATTACTGTTGCTAAAAAGTCGTGCATGGTAGTGCGCATCAACCTATGTACTGTGGTTCGCAACGTTGCACCGCTGTGCATGGTAGTGCAATCGGTTCACACGGTATTGCGTGTCCGACGACTACCTTATGCACGTTGTTCTTTGTCAGATGTGATTATGAAGTGCACAGTCGTGCGGATCAGGTGCACGGCCGTGTATCATCTGTACATTCTGCAGACAGAAGTAACAGAATGCTCTTCAACTCCTTTTTCTCAATAAATTTCACCATTTTTGCAAGGTTTTACATGTTTTAACTTTAAACCAACTTCAAAACTTCCTAATACATGAATCAATCTTGTTCAATCCAACTAAAAACAGAATAAGTTAACGAACAAGGAAATAAATGCGATAAattaaatatttacaaaaatacccttagcGTGTGAAAACACGCTCGTTAAATTTGTCAACGAGTCGATAGCTAGACTTCTTCTTCCCACACGTGTTAAACGTGCGGGGCATTGACACGCCCTTTCGGATTCGGCTCTGTGTTTCCTGGAAGACCACTCGGGGGTCTCTCAGACAACATTTTAGCCAACTGTCCTACCTGATTCTCAATGGTCTGTATAGAAGCTTTCTGACTCCGCATCTCCCCTTCTTGGGCCATGAATCGTTCCTCATGTTGTTGGTAGCGGTTCTCGGCTATCTGATTAGCACAATTAAAGTTTCCTAACAGCTGTGCCATCATCTCCTCTAGCTTAGAGTTACTCTGAGAGGCGTGAGGCTCGGAACTGCTCCCGGAGCCTTGATGATGGTAATGAGGTTGGAAGGATTGACCTTGAGACTGGCAAGGCTGTGCCTGGGGCTATTGTGGCGCGGGAGCACGCTGAGCGTTTCCGAGTGGGTTTTGGTTCCCAGAACCAGATTTCCACCCAAAGTTTGGATGATTCTACCACCCCGGATTGTACGTGTTGCTGTAGGGGTTATTTTGGGGCCTTATTTGATTGCCTAGATAGTCCACTTCTTCGTGGCCAGTTAACATAACACCCTGCTCACAAGTACCTGGCTCGTGTGACACGCCACACTGCTCACCTGATGATTTTACCTTCGAAACGTTCTGAGCTTGATCAAACCTTGCTGCCAAAGCTCTGATCTGCGCTGCAAGAACTGTATACGTATCCACCTGATGAACTCCAGGAATAGATGATGCTTTATTTCGCACTCCACTGTGATGCGAACTCGACTTCAAGGTAGCTTTCTCTATAATTGCGTAGGCTTCCTTTGGTGTtttagttccaagatcgcctcctACATACACGTCTATGCGTTCTTGTGAGTCGTAGCTGAGTCCCTGGTAGAAGTTCAACACAAGTTGCCTTTTGGACAACCCATGATGTGGAACATCGATCAGAAGATCTTTGAACCTCTCCCAAGCTGCGTGTAGAGATTCTCCTTCATCCTGTTTAAATGTCATTATACGATTCTTTAGCTTAGCTGTCTTTTCCGGCGGGAAGTATTTTTGCATAAAAAGATCTGCCATCTCATTCCAAGTCGTGATGGACCCTGCTGGAAGTGACAAAAGCCAAGATCGGGCTTTGTCTTGCAAAGAGAATGGAAATAGCCGCAAACGGATTGCGTCTTCAGAAACGTCTCGAATTTTGAAAGTCGAGCACACTTCGAGAAATGAAGCGATGTGCCGACCTGGATCTTTGTGATCCTTCCCATCAAACTGCACAGAGTTTTGTAACATGTTAATTATACTAGATTTGATTTCAAAACTCGGTGCTGCTATCATAGGTCGGGCGATGCTCGGTAGCAAGCCCTCTCCTCCTGGGCGGCCGGTCTCATTCAAAGGCTGGTCGTCCTCCGCCATTATGCTTCCTCTGTCTTCCTCTGAACTCTCGCTATCAGAAAGTACCACTAGTTCGTCGATTGCGGCCGCAATCCTTTGTGCAACAACAAGTGATCTTTCACGAAGCCGCCTACTTCTTCTTAGGTTATTTTCTGGTTCGTTGGCTAGCTTAGCGTTAGCGGGTGCAGGGGTCGTGGACATTAGCCTGCACGTAAAAAGGAATGAATTATACGGAAAaaataacataataataatataagaatataaatataaataataatactattatattacatacatatatatacaattaTACAAAACTACTTAACTATTTACttgtttatttacttatttacatccaaaaactgtttttttttctttatttcttcttcttcttttttttaccaGAATTTATGAtaatgatgtgcacaaaatgcaacatataaattacatcaattgtcgcataaaactaactctttttagtactaatgttggaaaaagtgtgcttttgtcttccttttgtattttcaggattaaatgagctcaaatgaaaaaaagaagcaaaaagacagctaaatctaacataaatacaagaaaaggaacaaacgtggcatacccgacctcccgacagcatcctcccaaagcaaaacaagaagacagaagacagagcgtgcccaagtgtcagcagaaaagacaaagtgatagaagcttctactgcccaccacggggccgtgctcagcggacacgggggcgtgctcaactgttgcagacgcatttaatgaaattgcgaattgcaagtaatgaagagagagagtcggatggacacggggccgtgcccaggcttctgttcagcctataaataggagtgcttggagctcttgcaactcatcccttggcacaccacctctctcatacttcacccaccacccaccaccatcatccaccaccatcatccattgtccatcatagagtgtgttagtcgtctcgggatccaagattgatcgtaagagttcttgacaatcaaaggccatgtttgcctaagtctcttacatcacttggtgaagacaagtgtttagtgtaatactttttatttttaatcttttgcactttttaattggttttgtattaatgactttaattactagttttttatgttgaaggtgattcttccttatcgtttgtccgtggtgtcttggcattattttactgtctatataaaataaaagattttcaccattcatatctccacggtctatatggaggtatgttggttacctggtcgggggttaagggaacggtttggtaagagtcttgccattgttcaatgtatagatcctgcaaaggacctgggtcaaatttagtaggacctccttcaatacccaacggtattggatggcgggggtccaaactctttgatcccctcataagttaaactactattaaaactttaacccggctacttaggattgtatccctgctgactcaggctacttagccgagggtaacgtcgccttcaaaagaggggcctaccatattatgcattaataacttaattaattatctttcaataatccgaccctttaggattgtatccttgctgactcaaactactgggttgagggtaacttcaccttcaaaagaggggcctaccacaataattaagataatctcttaaacaagtgcaaaagtgcgaaaataatcaaaggttaaactacacacgagtcggatccaagtgattcatcttgtctatctgttttttacttttattttctttttcagcattttagttagttttatttttctagtttaaaaacctttttctaacattttgatttgattagacgttgaggataaaccggtactaaaagctcttgtgtccttggacgacctcggtatcttaccaacactatactacgtccatgatgggtgcacttgccaatatgtgtgtttagtgttagtaaatatcgtgtttataaatttaaaacttggctaaaaagtgtaaaaagggcttaaaatatacacctaaaatatattatacctaacgcacatcaagtttttggcgccgttgccggggacacaaggatattaagaaagcttaaaatcgacggcctaatcagttttacaaaactttttcaaaacgtgCGCACATTTTTCtacattttagtttagtttgcatttacagtagcctgaacacggggccgtgttcactgaacacggggccgtgctgcatatttttcataaaacacccagatacagagtctgaacacggggtcatgctcactgaacacgcccccgtgctcaacaagACCAGTAACCTTTAaaaaaacgcccagatacagacactgaacacggggccgtgtccactgaacacggggccgtgtccagcttctgtttccgtctttatttttcttttctggtcccgagactctgttgtggtctgttgagtgattcttatggatcaatactcagaaggctacaactacacctatgaggaggatgattataggggagactattgcactaattgtggaaacccacACTcagtacaatattgtaacttatttcaaccatccacttcatacaactattatgaggagcccaggtacgggccatcgacttcatacacatcctatgaagaccaaaggtatgaaccttctccctcatactcatattttgatgaaccaaggtatgagccttcatactcatactttgaggaatcaagatatgagccaccaccttcatactcttattatgaggagccatggcgtgaacaacccacctcatatgagtactatgaagaacaaaattacgacccttatccatcatatacttacaatgaggaacaatggtatgaaccatctacttcatatgagtactatgagggaccaaggatcgaacaaccggattcaagctttgaggatcccgatcctttctctatcaccgaagtagccgataggataatagaaaaacttaaaactatcgagcaaTACATAAAGGAATCTCGcacaagggaagaggagtcccgcgcaggagaagaattaaataaaaaaaaagatagttaaagagttaaaaatggaagaacaaataagtgaaaaaacgacacatgagttaaacaacgaaaaaggtgaggacAATAGCGTTAAAATCCAAGAAGAGtcaaattttgaagaaattaatcttttgtcaccttcttttgaaaatcattgtttagtacccactcatgctaagtttttaaaagaattaaacactaacactaaaattgaagaaatggtaagtgttaagttaactaatgatcaaacttcgctaataaaagaagacccttttgaaattaacattacaccggttccatgtttctttcaaaattcctttattagtaatatcaccattgataaagatctttgtgttaacataatgcctaactacattttcgaaaaatttagtattagtgatttttctccacttcaaatacccatttttctatccgatcggaaagtaataaaatcaatcagtgtagttgaggatgtcttgattcaaacaaatcaaatggtaatcccaaccgactttgtcatcctcgatgacgctcctctagtgttgggacgaccttttgtaaaaactcatgaagctttgaaaaaccggaagttcaacaatctacctcttccactaggggcattcaaaaggagcatagatcttgagcactcaatgaaatatccttttggaaacattgaccccctaattgaagatgaagatgagccacccgatacaagttaaaagattgaccactttgttgaagaagaggtcgccatagaacaaacttttaaagttcatgatcaaaatgagcaacaaaataaggagtctcttaaagacccaccccttgagctcaaagaactcccgaaaggtttggaatatgcttttctagacaaagatggtaaatcacctgtaattatttcgtctaaattaagtagtttagAGAAAGagaaattaattaaacttttgaaaaaacataaaaatgtgatcgcttggaagcttgtagatattaaaggaataagtccttccatgtgcacacacaaaattttaatgaatgatgactacaagtcggtaatacaaccacaacgtagagtaaatccaaatgtgcaagaagtggttaaaaacgaagtcatcaaattacttgacgctggACTTATCTACCCTATCTCAGATAGTCCCTGGGTAAGTCTTGTCCAAGTAGTTCctaagaaaggaggtatgacggtaataactaatgaaaagaatgaattaataccaacgagaaccgtcacaggatggagagtatgtatagactatagacgattaaatgaagcaacaaggaaagatcactttcctttgcccttcattgatcaaatgttagaaagattatccggtcataaattttattgtttcttggatggtttttcaggttactttcaaatcccgatatcacccgaagaccaagaaaagacaactttcacatgtccctatggaacttttgcttatcgacgcatgccattggGTCTGTGTAACGCCCCCGCAACATTctaacgttgcatggtggccatcttccatgacatgatagaaaagacaatggaagtcttcatggacgacttttctatctttggagattcatacgaccaatgcctcgataaccttgaacgaatgctatcccgatgtgaggaaactaacctcgcccttaattggaaaaaatgccatttcatggtaacagagggaatagtgctcggtcacaagatctctagtgaaggaatggaagttgatcaagcaaaaatagacactatttctcgattgcctccaccatcctccgttagagcaatcagaagtttcttagggcatgccggattttataggcggtttatcaaggacttttctaaaaactcaagacctctaacaaaattacttgaaaaagatgcgcctttcatctttgacaaggattgcaatcaggCATTTCTAATCcttaaggaaatgctagtcaatgcacctatcatgatagcgtctgattggaaatttcctttcgaaatcatgtgtgatgcaagtgactttgccgttggagcagtcttgggacaaagaaaagagaagcatttccacccaatctattatgctagtaaacacttaacgatgcacaagaaaattatacaacaactgaaaaagaattactagctgtggtatttgcttttgataaatttcgttcttatcttgttctttctaaaacaatagtctataccgATCATGCAAccattcgataccttttcaagaaacaagacgcaaaaccccgtttgatcaggtggattttactcctccaagaatttgatattgaaatcaaagacaaaagaggagcagaaaacactgctgcagatcatctttcgcgcttagaagacccagctttggaggcaactagggacgagcaaatcaacgaaaaatttccaacggaatccctagaaatggtggaatacaaggaag
This is a stretch of genomic DNA from Helianthus annuus cultivar XRQ/B chromosome 16, HanXRQr2.0-SUNRISE, whole genome shotgun sequence. It encodes these proteins:
- the LOC118488260 gene encoding uncharacterized protein LOC118488260; its protein translation is MSTTPAPANAKLANEPENNLRRSRRLRERSLVVAQRIAAAIDELVVLSDSESSEEDRGSIMAEDDQPLNETGRPGGEGLLPSIARPMIAAPSFEIKSSIINMLQNSVQFDGKDHKDPGRHIASFLEVCSTFKIRDVSEDAIRLRLFPFSLQDKARSWLLSLPAGSITTWNEMADLFMQKYFPPEKTAKLKNRIMTFKQDEGESLHAAWERFKDLLIDVPHHGLSKRQLVLNFYQGLSYDSQERIDVYVGGDLGTKTPKEAYAIIEKATLKSSSHHSGVRNKASSIPGVHQVDTYTVLAAQIRALAARFDQAQNVSKVKSSGEQCGVSHEPGSGSSSEPHASQSNSKLEEMMAQLLGNFNCANQIAENRYQQHEERFMAQEGEMRSQKASIQTIENQVGQLAKMLSERPPSGLPGNTEPNPKGRVNAPHV